One region of Ptiloglossa arizonensis isolate GNS036 chromosome 8, iyPtiAriz1_principal, whole genome shotgun sequence genomic DNA includes:
- the LOC143149808 gene encoding death-associated protein 1, giving the protein MSSPVECKLKGGHPPAVKAGGMRITQHKIPKEEREIKPIKDADESRPSSSPPKTIMISGFPAKGNADFPPEAVQVFHEKPIPTHDTRPMHCSRPIVIQQPRK; this is encoded by the exons ATGTCAAGTCCAGTGGAATGTAAACTTAAGGGTGGACACCCTCCTGCAG TAAAAGCGGGTGGTATGCGAATTACTCAGCATAAAATTCCGAAAGAGGAACGGGAAATAAAGCCGATTAAGGATGCGGACGAAAGTAGACCGTCGAGTAG tcCACCCAAAACTATAATGATCAGTGGATTTCCAGCAAAGGGAAATGCAGATTTTCCTCCAGAAGCTGTACAAGTCTTCCACGAAAAACCTATACCAACTCACGATACACGTCCAATGCATTGTTCGCGTCCCATCGTTATTCAGCAACCCAGGAAGTGA
- the LOC143149806 gene encoding extracellular signal-regulated kinase 2 isoform X2 — MHYRSRTPFPLENFRTFRISRIVVTFRFVKLDRVQGLVTMSTKNIEKVLEIDAHVNRNYDIVRRLGKGAYGIVWKAIDKKNRETVAVKKIFDAFRDQTDAQRTFREIMFLQSFANHENIVRLLGLHKANNDRDIYLVFEYMETDLHNVIKKGNILQDIHKVYIMYQLFKAIKYIHSGNVIHRDLKPSNVLLNAKCHCKIADFGLARSVTQIGEGDGETASDPTLTDYVATRWYRAPEILVASKRYTKGIDMWSLGCILGEMLLGKPLFPGSSTINQVERIMATLPLPTKEDLLSVSAGYGINLLKKTPSVPRRSLKDLLPQVSKDALGLISNLILFNPNHRLTAVEALEHPYVADFHQRSNEPERGSSVVPLLSDDVQLSVDEYRNKLYSMMDEKRRKHKNMSKSRIRRLSEHIRKETAGNNYNPVIGQGDATVGKNVAHSYQDLRKERGRSDAYEPSCLEARGQLPSRKTMRQSQIDSGERITKTRTISTSMEPQTQNIARNCRPTVKNTATQYTYNLMNGNANNFTPSATKSCLHINQQHGQLSKSQRSIQSDQVTVATCRVGFI, encoded by the exons ATGCATTACCGTTCGCGAACGCCGTTTCCGCTTGAAAATTTTCGTACGTTCAGAATCTCACGGATCGTCGTAACCTTCCGGTTCGTAAAGCTCGACCGTGTTCAAGGTCTCGTCACGATGTCTACGAAAAACATCGAAAAGGTTCTGGAGATCGATGCACAcgtcaacagaaattatgacaTCGTTCGACGTCTCGGCAAAGGG GCATACGGGATCGTATGGAAGGCGATAGACAAGAAAAACAGGGAGACGGTGGCGGTGAAGAAGATCTTCGACGCTTTCCGGGATCAGACGGACGCGCAGCGCACATTCCGTGAGATAATGTTTCTACAGTCGTTCGCCAATCACGAGAACATCGTACGACTGCTCGGTCTTCACAAGGCGAACAACGACCGGGACATTTATCTCGTGTTCGAGTACATGG AAACCGATCTCCACAACGTCATTAAGAAGGGGAACATCCTGCAGGACATCCACAAGGTCTACATCATGTATCAGCTGTTTAAGGCGATCAAATACATACATTCGGGCAACGTGATACACAGGGATCTGAAG CCGTCGAACGTTCTACTGAACGCTAAATGTCACTGCAAGATCGCCGATTTCGGTCTGGCGCGATCGGTTACTCAGATCGGCGAAGGTGACGGTGAAACTGCCAGCGATCCCACCCTCACGGATTACGTCGCGACGCGTTGGTATCGGGCACCGGAGATACTCGTCGCTTCGAAAAG GTACACCAAGGGTATCGACATGTGGTCCTTGGGATGCATTCTCGGTGAAATGCTACTCGGAAAGCCATTGTTTCCCGGTTCCTCGACGATAAACCAAGTCGAGAGAATAATGGCCACACTTCCGTTGCCCACCAAAGAAG ATCTGCTTTCGGTCAGTGCCGGTTACGGAATCAACTTACTGAAGAAGACACCGAGCGTACCGAGGCGTTCGTTGAAGGATCTGTTGCCACAGGTGTCAAAGGATGCGTTGGGACTTATCAGTAACCTGATACTGTTCAACCCCAATCACAGATTAACGGCCGTGGAGGCTCTGGAGCACCCATACGTGGCCGA CTTTCACCAGAGGAGCAACGAACCGGAACGAGGATCGAGCGTGGTGCCTTTACTCAGCGACGATGTACAGCTCTCCGTCGACGAGTACAGAAATAAACTTTATTCGATGATGGACGAAAAGCGtcgaaaacataaaaatat GTCCAAGTCTAGAATCAGACGACTTTCGGAGCACATCAGGAAGGAAACCGCTGGCAATAATTACAATCCCGTGATCGGTCAAGGTGACGCGACCGTTGGCAAAAATGTCGCACACTCGTACCAAGATTTACGCAAAGAGAGAGGCAGAAGCGACGCGTACGAACCTTCCTGTTTAGAAG CACGCGGACAGCTACCGAGCAGGAAAACGATGCGGCAGTCGCAAATTGACAGCGGTGAAAGAATCACGAAGACGAGAACGATAAGTACCTCGATGGAGCCGCAAACTCAGAACATCGCCAGAAATTGTCGACCGACCG TCAAGAACACGGCAACGCAGTACACGTACAATTTAATGAACGGCAACGCAAACAATTTCACGCCGAGCGCAACGAAGAGCTGTCTGCACATCAACCAACAACACGGACAGTTGTCCAAGTCTCAACGTTCCATACAATCGGACCAAGTGACGGTG GCTACGTGTCGCGTGGGATTCATTTAG
- the LOC143150059 gene encoding natterin-3 encodes MPAYRWIHQHGDRGVPKNAVVGGRDIDGCTIYVGRCFHEGDMLPAKVIPDKSVAYVCYNGEEHPKSDFEVLCLGEFAWEFASNGSVPSDAIVAGQTSDGEPLYIGRVLHNGSQTVGKVQPSHGCLYIPFDGEELSFKDYEVLVLN; translated from the exons ATGCCAG CTTACAGATGGATCCATCAACACGGGGACCGTGGTGTGCCTAAAAATGCGGTTGTTGGAGGACGGGATATCGATGGATGCACCATCTACGTCGGTAGATGCTTTCACGAAGGCGATATGCTTCCTGCAAAAGTGATTCCCGACAAAAGTGTTGCCTACGTGTGTTATAACGGTGAAGAACATCCTAAATCCGATTTCGAA gtTCTGTGCCTGGGTGAATTCGCATGGGAGTTCGCCAGCAACGGCAGTGTTCCAAGCGACGCGATAGTCGCAGGACAAACTTCCGATGGAGAGCCTCTGTACATCGGCCGTGTTCTCCATAATGGATCCCAAACAGTTGGCAAG GTCCAACCGAGTCACGGTTGCCTCTACATTCCCTTCGACGGAGAAGAGTTGTCCTTCAAAGACTACGAAGTCCTCGTACTCAattga
- the LOC143149806 gene encoding uncharacterized protein LOC143149806 isoform X1 produces MHYRSRTPFPLENFRTFRISRIVVTFRFVKLDRVQGLVTMSTKNIEKVLEIDAHVNRNYDIVRRLGKGAYGIVWKAIDKKNRETVAVKKIFDAFRDQTDAQRTFREIMFLQSFANHENIVRLLGLHKANNDRDIYLVFEYMETDLHNVIKKGNILQDIHKVYIMYQLFKAIKYIHSGNVIHRDLKPSNVLLNAKCHCKIADFGLARSVTQIGEGDGETASDPTLTDYVATRWYRAPEILVASKRYTKGIDMWSLGCILGEMLLGKPLFPGSSTINQVERIMATLPLPTKEDLLSVSAGYGINLLKKTPSVPRRSLKDLLPQVSKDALGLISNLILFNPNHRLTAVEALEHPYVADFHQRSNEPERGSSVVPLLSDDVQLSVDEYRNKLYSMMDEKRRKHKNMSKSRIRRLSEHIRKETAGNNYNPVIGQGDATVGKNVAHSYQDLRKERGRSDAYEPSCLEARGQLPSRKTMRQSQIDSGERITKTRTISTSMEPQTQNIARNCRPTVKNTATQYTYNLMNGNANNFTPSATKSCLHINQQHGQLSKSQRSIQSDQVTVCAPGGRSGQLGQLGRTKPRRNCKQIRAYAESALDTNWRDEDRRKNSFACDNPNDLRTKYFVRVPDNATGYYVKSSGSNNSRNTNSSNANSAESLRASYHSSSKNQAVRNYLNQMMPPRIEERSPLTCETGNHRTILRSATRNIERLQPAGSNRTGSVGLDRGQATSVQSKYIVDSIVTGEKKSTPSIRDSRFLDSYAQCHGVITASEYKDLRSGTIRW; encoded by the exons ATGCATTACCGTTCGCGAACGCCGTTTCCGCTTGAAAATTTTCGTACGTTCAGAATCTCACGGATCGTCGTAACCTTCCGGTTCGTAAAGCTCGACCGTGTTCAAGGTCTCGTCACGATGTCTACGAAAAACATCGAAAAGGTTCTGGAGATCGATGCACAcgtcaacagaaattatgacaTCGTTCGACGTCTCGGCAAAGGG GCATACGGGATCGTATGGAAGGCGATAGACAAGAAAAACAGGGAGACGGTGGCGGTGAAGAAGATCTTCGACGCTTTCCGGGATCAGACGGACGCGCAGCGCACATTCCGTGAGATAATGTTTCTACAGTCGTTCGCCAATCACGAGAACATCGTACGACTGCTCGGTCTTCACAAGGCGAACAACGACCGGGACATTTATCTCGTGTTCGAGTACATGG AAACCGATCTCCACAACGTCATTAAGAAGGGGAACATCCTGCAGGACATCCACAAGGTCTACATCATGTATCAGCTGTTTAAGGCGATCAAATACATACATTCGGGCAACGTGATACACAGGGATCTGAAG CCGTCGAACGTTCTACTGAACGCTAAATGTCACTGCAAGATCGCCGATTTCGGTCTGGCGCGATCGGTTACTCAGATCGGCGAAGGTGACGGTGAAACTGCCAGCGATCCCACCCTCACGGATTACGTCGCGACGCGTTGGTATCGGGCACCGGAGATACTCGTCGCTTCGAAAAG GTACACCAAGGGTATCGACATGTGGTCCTTGGGATGCATTCTCGGTGAAATGCTACTCGGAAAGCCATTGTTTCCCGGTTCCTCGACGATAAACCAAGTCGAGAGAATAATGGCCACACTTCCGTTGCCCACCAAAGAAG ATCTGCTTTCGGTCAGTGCCGGTTACGGAATCAACTTACTGAAGAAGACACCGAGCGTACCGAGGCGTTCGTTGAAGGATCTGTTGCCACAGGTGTCAAAGGATGCGTTGGGACTTATCAGTAACCTGATACTGTTCAACCCCAATCACAGATTAACGGCCGTGGAGGCTCTGGAGCACCCATACGTGGCCGA CTTTCACCAGAGGAGCAACGAACCGGAACGAGGATCGAGCGTGGTGCCTTTACTCAGCGACGATGTACAGCTCTCCGTCGACGAGTACAGAAATAAACTTTATTCGATGATGGACGAAAAGCGtcgaaaacataaaaatat GTCCAAGTCTAGAATCAGACGACTTTCGGAGCACATCAGGAAGGAAACCGCTGGCAATAATTACAATCCCGTGATCGGTCAAGGTGACGCGACCGTTGGCAAAAATGTCGCACACTCGTACCAAGATTTACGCAAAGAGAGAGGCAGAAGCGACGCGTACGAACCTTCCTGTTTAGAAG CACGCGGACAGCTACCGAGCAGGAAAACGATGCGGCAGTCGCAAATTGACAGCGGTGAAAGAATCACGAAGACGAGAACGATAAGTACCTCGATGGAGCCGCAAACTCAGAACATCGCCAGAAATTGTCGACCGACCG TCAAGAACACGGCAACGCAGTACACGTACAATTTAATGAACGGCAACGCAAACAATTTCACGCCGAGCGCAACGAAGAGCTGTCTGCACATCAACCAACAACACGGACAGTTGTCCAAGTCTCAACGTTCCATACAATCGGACCAAGTGACGGTG TGCGCACCCGGCGGAAGATCCGGTCAATTGGGCCAACTCGGTCGAACGAAGCCGCGAAGGAACTGCAAGCAGATCCGCGCGTACGCCGAATCGGCTTTGGACACCAATTGGCGGGACGAGGATCGACGAAAGAATTCGTTCGCTTGCGATAATCCCAACGATCTTCGAACGAAGTACTTCGTCAGAGTGCCGGACAACGCGACCGGTTACTACGTCAAGTCCAGCGGCAGCAACAACAGTAGAAACACCAATAGCAGCAACGCGAACAGCGCCGAATCTTTGCGCGCCTCGTATCATTCCAGCTCGAAGAATCAAGCCGTGAGAAACTATTTGAATCAGATGATGCCACCGCGTATCGAGGAACGATCGCCGCTCACCTGTGAAACCGGTAATCATCGAACGATACTACGTAGCGCTACCCGCAACATCGAAAGGCTGCAACCTGCCGGTAGCAATCGGACGGGGAGCGTCGGTCTCGATCGCGGTCAAGCTACCAGCGTACAGTCCAAGTACATCGTCGATAGCATTGTCACCGGTGAGAAAAAATCGACGCCGTCGATACGCGACTCGCGTTTCCTGGATAGCTACGCGCAATGTCACGGTGTGATTACGGCGTCCGAGTACAAGGATTTACGAAGCGGGACAATACGGTGGTAA
- the Ltn1 gene encoding E3 ubiquitin-protein ligase listerin, which yields MGKNKQAQRTKNNLRPSNSSRSAELLGTATSNFVGFSAVKDGGYVPVLPGLSLCSINEIEMSNVDSNFQIVLKKMNKKDATTKYKALQEFAVMCRNSELSAVEGMLPFWPRIYCALAIDVEHRVREAAQLAHAAVVKRVGKSIAMYLKQLAGAWFTSQHDTYPPAASAANNSFNDTFPSKKVIDAIVHCQCEILTYICDNITIHTAQSLSPQKNLTVEEMEAKYQRVLIASLQGYSFYLEKIPVQEIEKMIDIHHKIINNNKFWKLVKYDAPSVKAAFFNVLTSIVRNAALLLQEQKKRTVTTIMNNLDETEPSVLSAVWESMLVTINKIEDWHCVVSVEKLVLPKLWRVLQSGGQCCASIIYPNLLPLISQFPKLNVDVQYLYKNFFNNMQRGFLVKSVQTSRSEIFAVVTSFVECLRYSILLNVNNEDLCTALLKEQLMPSLEICLRENTPMRQILFCEITHLVRYWSRNRYNVDYESYFHLIYTFWCELNILFDSVINVSQNFETSNVSDVNNSQIEFLVTLKTVPTHSRKNLKVKFSNPEEDVETEYQTQDIRIDTDVEFLNELNDFVNSLCIKYVNKIIEQRTKKYVTCLNKLITGFESENLFTNRSNTLKIQIDFYSFYDQIVQSWLLDESAGTEDIVELIFNLIRYMNDDEKNNVLESLTQFENIVIKKSVIQCALSKKYRNDLTVKKWCSQSTITSLLLDVTKEIASGNYSDLEKNQNLILLAFESSDDGSLLIKEEGVNEIVSILCNSIHEVDKTYLLHFAKLISCIVPLTWTHKRLTLGAVQLLQMLFDLCSQEYFINNSTFMKTMRDIWTKGLLEAIQKLSYPALIELTKKFATIMWKKIFNSNEEHAKEILVDIATDFLEVIINNQVHIDGDYAQEIILTFLTDSDITTWMAEVTGIILYGEVISGKLYVSTLDQSIHIYQNCVPINLTSNAVMDNTENCLKWALFNVNLLNTLCSRSINRDEEKGHNIKKPLIHDMNLPGVTKLLINIIYSIILGRIYINYYKSTKYYSNVIKILVTVQNCFKQIQMYINEDTHNEIVHYIKMNYSKYGSMLSYIIQFCCTEICMSKNQEELYRIYNNNVSIGNNEMNLQGQQILSILQSSENTLVTSNDDIRELIVERSTLINEKNSLNYCSIFEKLISLEKENTMLLLLDCDISQTSWEKLTVPLEVIRLLTELVTRTPSKLTFKHWNFILISLVLWQFSVTKSKQNANDFKVSALTVAVCQLYLAIQTLLNKHEQEEIENLPQTLLDEWKNVVAGDIQGGIVQSWMFYADSYNKRTTTLKPVIVLDYLGKAVKMSNGNILFKNQSSVSLGEPIDLSCAVELSLKLFQSPVTSIQLGAYHLLKHAVPVLVEQDKATLELENFDVNTLNIKKMKNVLQNTEIIVNTILMDFKLCDTVSCTIQPYTDSYTYMLGYLLSWAIILDMCANNHRNLLYQYAEILKDDFFPNLLNNIFRLMPVEVLQDNKNKSVKLMEIFSTEPSLDFGESWTECRLDHIVCWLYTNSLRCLPVLVRQWWSTADSRVSAAVDKVTTHYISSMLCQEELLNNRLLNIENMQVKVHPTFREVVALYQMDDTKLELNITLPPNHPLGPVTVEPGQYVGGAVNLRNCHMQLSIFLTHQNGTVWDGLALWKRNLDKKFAGVEECYICFSIFHINTYQIPKLSCHTCRKKFHTACLYKWFSTCQKSTCPVCRNVF from the exons ATGGGAAAGAACAAACAAGCGCAACGAACAAAAAACAATCTCAGA CCATCAAATAGCAGTCGAAGTGCAGAACTTCTGGGTACTGCAACgtcaaattttgttggtttctcagctgTTAAAGATGGTGGATACGTACCTGTATTACCAGGTTTATCACTCTGTAGCATAAATGAGATAGAAATGAGCAATGTTGACAGTAATTTTCAAATAGTGTtaaagaaaatgaataaaaaagatGCAACGACAAAATACAAA gcTTTGCAAGAATTTGCTGTCATGTGTAGAAATTCAGAATTGTCAGCTGTTGAGGGAATGTTGCCATTTTGGCCACGGATATATTGTGCCTTAGCTATAGATGTAGAACACAGAGTACGAGAAGCTGCACAATTGGCACATGCGGCTGTTGTGAAACGTGTCGGCAAAAGTATAGCAATGTATTTAAAACAACTTGCAGGAGCTTGGTTCACTTCACAACATGATACATACCCACCTGCAGCATCAGCTGCTAATAATTCATtcaat GATACATTTCCATCCAAAAAAGTTATTGATGCCATTGTGCATTGTCAATGTGAAATTTTAACATACATCTGTGATAACATTACCATTCATACAGCCCAGTCTTTGTCTCCACAAAA GAATCTCACTGTAGAAGAAATGGAAGCAAAGTATCAGAGGGTATTAATAGCAAGTTTACAAGGTTACAGTTTTTATTTagagaaaattcctgttcagGAAATAGAGAAAATGATTGATATTCaccataaaattataaataataacaaattctGGAAATTAGTAAAGTATGATGCTCCGTCAGTTAAAGCAGCATTTTTTAATGTGCTAACATCAATAGTTAGGAATGCTGCACTACTGTTGCAAGAACAAAAAAAGAGAACTGTAACGACTATTATGAATAATCTTGATGAAACAGAGCCTTCAGTCTTATCTGCTGTATGGGAATCTATGCTTGTAACTATAAATAAAATAGAG gatTGGCATTGTGTAGTAAGTGTTGAAAAACTAGTATTGCCAAAATTGTGGCGTGTTTTACAAAGTGGGGGACAATGTTGTGCTAGTATTATTTACCCGAACTTGTTACCACTTATTAGTCAGTTTCCAAAACTAAACGTAGATGTtcaatatttgtacaaaaacttttttaataatatgCAACGTGG atttctCGTAAAAAGCGTACAAACGAGCCGTTCAGAAATATTTGCAGTGGTAACGTCATTTGTTGAATGTTTGCGTTATTCTATTCTTCTGAATGTTAATAATGAAGATTTATGTACTGCACTGCTTAAAGAACAG CTTATGCCAAGCCTGGAAATATGTTTACGGGAAAATACTCCTATGAGACAAATTCTTTTTTGTGAAATTACACATTTAGTGCGATATTGGAGTAGAAATCGATATAATGTAGATTATGAATCATATTTTCACTTAATATACACATTTTGGTGCGAACTGAATATATTATTCGATTCGGTTATAAACGTAtctcaaaattttgaaacatcCAATGTTTCAGATGTAAATAATTCCCAAATTGAATTCTTAGTTACATTGAAAACAGTGCCCACACATAGCCGTAAAAATTTAAAGGTAAAATTTTCTAATCCAGAAGAAGATGTAGAAACTGAATATCAAACGCAAGATATAAGAATTGATActgatgttgaatttctcaatgaACTCAATGATTTTGTCAATTCCCTTTGCATAAAATAtgttaataaaatcattgaacaACGCACAAAAAAATATGTCACATGTTTAAATAAGCTTATAACTGGCTTTGAGAGTGAAAACCTTTTTACAAATCGGTCAAAcactttaaaaatacaaatagactTCTATAGTTTCTATGATCAAATTGTACAAAGCTGGTTACTGGACGAATCAGCAGGAACCGAGGATATagtagaattaattttcaatcttaTTAGGTATATGAATGATGatgagaaaaataatgttttagagTCACTGACACAG ttcgaaaatattgtaataaaaaaaagtgttaTACAATGTGCTCTATCgaagaaatatagaaacgatCTAACAGTAAAAAAATGGTGTTCACAGTCTACAATAACTAGTCTATTATTAGATGTAACAAAGGAAATTGCTTCAGGGAATTATTCTGATTTAGAGAAAAATCAGAATCTCATTTTATTAGCTTTTGAGTCTTCTGATGATGGCA GTTTATTGATAAAAGAAGAGGGAGTCAATGAAATTGTATCTATACTTTGTAATTCAATTCATGAAGTGGATAAAACGTATTTGTTACattttgcaaaattaatttcttgtaTTGTACCATTGACATGGACTCATAAACGGTTAACATTAGGAGCTGTACAACTATTACAAATGCTTTTTGATTTGTGCTCTcaggaatattttattaataattccaCTTTTATGAAAACAATGCGGGATATATGGACCAAAGGACTTCTGGAAGCTATTCAAAAACTATCTTATCCAGCACTGATTGAATTAACTAAAAAGTTTGCAACAATTATGTGGAAGAAGATATTTAATTC AAACGAAGAGCATGCCAAAGAAATATTGGTGGACATAGCAACTGATTTTCTTGAAGTTATAATTAATAACCAGGTTCACATAGATGGAGACTATGCacaagaaattattttaacattCTTAACAGATTCTGATATAACTACATGGATGGCTGAAGTAACTGGAATAATACTGTATGGTGAAGTAATAAGTGGTAAACTCTATGTATCCACTCTTGATCAGAGCATACATATCTATCAGAATTGCGTGCCCATTAATTTAACTAGTAATGCAGTAATGGATAATACTGAGAATTGTTTAAAATGGGCATTGTTTAATGTAAATTTGCTGAATACTCTTTGCTCAAGATCAATTAATAGAGATGAAGAGAAAGGACATAATATTAAAAAACCATTGATACACGATATGAATTTACCGGGAGTTACAAAACTTTTAATAAACATTATATACTCAATTATTTTGGGGCGAATTTacataaattattacaaatcc ACTAAATATTACAGCaatgtaattaaaatattagtaactgttcaaaattgttttaaacaaatACAAATGTACATTAATGAAGACACACACAACGAAATTGTTCATTACATTAAAAT GAATTATTCAAAATATGGCAGTATGTTATCGTACATAATACAGTTTTGTTGTACTGAAATATGTATGagcaaaaatcaagaagaactATATAGAATATACAACAACAATGTATCTATAGGAAATAATGAAATGAATCTTCAAGGGCAACAG ATTTTATCAATACTTCAAAGTTCGGAAAACACTTTAGTAACATCAAATGATGATATTCGTGAACTTATAGTAGAAAGAAGTACGCTCattaatgaaaaaaatagtTTAAACTACTGTAGCATTTTTGAAAAACTAATATCCTTGGAGAAAGAAAACACTATGTTATTACTTCTTGATTG CGATATTTCTCAAACTTCGTGGGAAAAATTAACTGTACCTCTGGAAGTTATAAGGTTATTGACAGAACTCGTAACAAGAACTCCTTCTAAATTAACGTTCAAACACTGGAATTTTATCCTAATATCTTTAGTTCTATGGCAATTTTCAGTTACTAAATCTAAACAAAATGCTAATGACTTTAAG GTATCTGCACTGACAGTAGCCGTATGTCAGCTGTATCTTGCGATTCAGACTTTACTCAACAAGCATGAACAGGAAGAGATAGAAAACTTGCCTCAAACATTGTTAGATGAATGGAAAAATGTTGTTGCTGGTGACATACAGGGTGGAATTGTTCAATCCTGGATGTTTTACGCAG ATTCGTATAATAAAAGGACAACAACTTTGAAACCTGTCATAGTGTTGGATTATCTAGGAAAAGCGGTAAAAATGTCAAACGGAAATATACTATTCAAAAATCAATCAAGTGTATCACTTGGAGAACCCATTGATTTGAGCTGTGCTGTAGAATTGTcactaaaattatttcaatctcCCGTAACTAGTATACAATTAGGTGCATACCATCTGTTAAAACATGCAGTACCAGTGCTAGTAGAACAAGATAAAGCAACTCTagaattagaaaattttgatgtaaatACGTTGaacattaaaaaaatgaaaaatgtattacAAAATACTGAGATCATCGTGAACACTATTTTAATGGATTTCAA ATTATGCGATACAGTTAGTTGTACCATTCAACCGTACACGGATTCCTATACATACATGTTGGGATATTTACTATCATGGGCCATTATACTAGATATGTGTGCGAATAATCATAGAAATTTGTTATATCAGTATGCCGAAATACTtaa agatGACTTTTTCCCGAATTTGTTAAATAACATATTCCGTCTAATGCCGGTAGAGGTGCTTCAggataacaaaaataaaagtgtAAAGTTAATGGAGATTTTCTCTACAGAGCCATCCCTTGACTTTGgag AAAGCTGGACCGAATGCAGATTAGATCATATAGTGTGTTGGTTGTACACAAATAGTTTAAGGTGCTTACCAGTGTTGGTAAGACAGTGGTGGAGCACTGCTGACAGTAGAGTCAGTGCTGCAGTAGACAAGGTCACAACGCATTATATTAGCTCTATGCTTTGTCAGGAGGAACTTCTGAATAACAGACTACTTAATATTGAAAACATGCAAGTGAAAGTTCATCCAACTTTCCGTGAAGTTGTAGCCTTGTATCAAATGGATGACACAAAACTGGAGCTGAACATTACGTTACCACCTAATCATCCTTTGGGACCAGTTACGGTTGAACCTGGGCAATACGTGGGTGGAGCTGTAAATTTGCGGAATTGTCATATGCAGTTGTCCATATTTCTTACGCATCAA AATGGGACTGTGTGGGATGGTCTTGCATTGTGGAAAAGAAACTTGGATAAAAAATTTGCTGGTGTCGAAGAATGTTATATATGTTTCAGTATTTTCCACATAAATACGTACCAAATACCGAAACTATCGTGTCATACGTGCCGCAAGAAGTTTCATACAGCTTGTCTG tacaAGTGGTTTAGTACATGCCAGAAATCTACATGCCCAGTGTGCAGAAACGTATTCTAA
- the Pig-f gene encoding phosphatidylinositol glycan anchor biosynthesis class F → MNVGNKLSQRLLLLYCSFTCIYFPGILILLKLNDNLYNVGKYKFIPVLLILLFAEVIKLLFPMFHSESVIIGKTELRTSSKTRKSWSKYLKEILKFLLVAFLLSVVYYIVIILFGAPAFMHHEETIMLTVTLTTLTFVPASLHLGVDSVIEIMIGTQSQKSNILVDAIKINIQTTLLGTWLGAIVIPLDWDRPWQTWPIPCVMGALFGYMIAHFITLAKTLPMLRLGKKLHK, encoded by the coding sequence ATGAACGTTGGAAACAAATTGAGTCAAAGATTGCTATTGTTATATTGTTCTTTCACTTGCATTTACTTTCCTGGTATTCTAATATTACTCAAGTTAAACGACAACTTGTACAATGTGGGAAAGTACAAGTTTATTCCAGTATTATTAATCCTACTTTTCGCAGAAGTGATAAAATTACTGTTTCCTATGTTTCATTCTGAATCAGTAATTATAGGAAAAACTGAATTACGGACATCCTCGAAAACTAGAAAGTCTTGGTCAAAATACctaaaagaaattttgaaatttttgttagtAGCTTTCCTCTTGTCAGTTGTGTACTATATTGTAATTATATTGTTCGGTGCACCTGCATTTATGCATCACGAAGAAACTATAATGCTCACTGTTACATTGACTACTCTTACATTTGTTCCTGCAAGTTTACATTTAGGAGTGGATAGTGTAATAGAAATTATGATTGGAACACAGTCGCAGAAGAGCAATATTTTAGTGGAtgctataaaaataaatattcaaacaacACTTTTAGGTACATGGTTGGGTGCTATTGTAATTCCATTAGATTGGGACCGTCCATGGCAAACTTGGCCAATACCATGCGTGATGGGTGCTCTTTTTGGCTATATGATTGCACATTTTATTACTCTTGCAAAGACATTACCTATGTTAAGATTAGGTAAAAAGcttcataaataa